ATCCATGCATGGTCTCAAGCAGGTGTAGGGTTTCCGTTCCTCCACGCTTGCAAGCCGCCGGCCGAAGCGGAAGCAGGTCCGCAGCCTACCGCACCCCCGCCTCCACCACCCCCGCCGCCAGCTCCCGCATCGATTCCCAGAACACCACCATGTCCTCCGCCGTCAGCGCAGGGGAGAGCGCCATCCAGCGGATCGCGCGGACGCCGCCCACCACCGTGGGCGAGATCCAGCTCCGCCCGTCGCGCACCACGGCGTCCACCACGCGGTCCTGCAGCGCGGGGAGCTCCTCCTCCGGCACGTCGGCGGGGCGGTAGCGGAAGCAGAGGATGTTCAGGTCCGGCTCCACCACGATCTCCCAGTCGGGATCCTCCTCCAGCCGCGCCACCAGCCACTCCGTGAGCGCCATGTGCCGGTCGATGGTGGCCTCGTACCACTCCGCCCCCAGCGCCTTGAGCGCCACCCACAGCTTCAGCGCGTCCATCCGCTTGCTCCCCACGATCCCCCAGCGGCGGAAGTCCGTGCGCTCGTCGTCGTCCGTGGGGATGTAGACCGCGTCGGTCGCGAAGGTGCGCGGCAGCGCCTCCGGGTCGCGGGTGAGCACGGCGCCCGCGGCGATGGGGAGGAAGAACCACTTGTGCGGGTCGAAGGTGATGGAGTCCGCCCGGTCCAGCCCCGCCAGCACGCCGCGGTGGGTGGACGACACCAGCGCCCCGCTCCCCCACGCCGCGTCCACGTGGTACCAGAGCCCCTCCTCCGCGGCGAGGTCGGCCAGCTCGGGGATGGGGTCGATGGAGCCGGAGCTGGTGGTCCCCGCGGTGGCGACCACCGCGAAGGGGCGCTTCCCCGCCGCGCGGTCCGCATGGATCTGCGCGCGGAGCGCCGCCACGTCGATCCGCGCCCGGCCGTCCACGGCCGCGGGGCGGAGCCCCTGCGTCCCCAGCCCCAGCGTCATGGCGGCCTTCTTGAACGAGAAGTGCGCCTCGGCGGAGACGTAGAACAGGGGCGGCTCCGGGAGCGCCTGCAGCCCGCCCTCCAGCGACTCCGGGAGCTGGTGCGCCATGGCCGTGCGCAGCGCGATCAGGTTCGCGACGCTCCCCCCGCTGCAGAAGGTCCCCGCGGCCTGCTCCGGGTAGCCTACCAGGTCGCAGAGCCAGCGGACCACCCGCTTCTCCACCGCCGTGCCCGTGGGCGAGTGAGACCACGCGCCCATGTTCTGGTTCAGCGCGGAGACGACCACCTCCGTGAACACCGCCGGCATCACCGGCGTGGGGTTCATCAGCCCGAAGTAGCGCGGGTGCGGGATCCGCAGCGCGTGGGGGACCACCTTCTCCCGCACCTCGGAGAAGGCCGCGTCGAAGCCCACGCCGCACCGGGGGAGCGGCTCGGCGAAGAGGGCGTCGCTCTCCGCCGGGGTGATCTCCGGGGTGATGGGCTGGGTCTCCAGGCCGCCGTAGAACTCGGCGACCCAGCGGGTGACCTGCTCGCCCATGCGGGCGATCTCGTCGGGATGCCACTGGTCTTGCATACGGCCGCGTCTCGCTCGGGTGGAAAGGAGCCACCAATGTAAACGCTTCGCGCCCGCCGGGCGAACCGATGCGCGGCCGGACGGGGGAGCATGCGGCGAGGAGGGCAGCGAGCCTAAAAGAGCCGGGGGGAGGCGGGCCCCAGCGCCAGGAGCAGCGACAGCGGCCGTCCCGAGTCGGGGTCGGTCGGCTCGTCCAGCTCCACCACCTGCAGCCCCGCCGCGCGCGCGGCGGCCACCCACGAGCCCACCGTGCGGAAGTACCATGGCATGGCCGCGGGAAAGGGGCAGGCGAAGCCGGCGAAGTCCTCGGTGCGCCACCCGTCGCGGTAGGGCGCGTCGCCGCAGGCGGTGAAGGGGTGCACCGTCTGGATCAGCAGCCGCCCGTCCGGCGCGAGCGCCGTCGCCAGGGCGCGGAGGAGCGGCGCGACCGTCTCGCCCAGCAGCGCGAAGTTGCAGACGACGGTGTCGTACGGGCCGCCGAGGCGCGCGGGGTCCGCCTCGACCTCGTCGTAGCGGAGCGTCCGGAAGTCGCCGCCGCCCGCGGCACGGGCGCGCTCCACCAGCTCGGCGCTCCCGTCGATCCCGGTCACCGCGAAGCCGTGCTCCGCGAGCGCCCGCGCCAGCCACCCCTCCCCGCACCCCACGTCCAGCACCCGCCGCCCCCCGGCCCGCGCCACTGCCTCCACGATGGCCGCGTCGGTGCCGGCCCGCCGCGAGGGAATGTGGCCCCCGCGCACCGCCTCCGTCCACGCGGCGGCGTTCCGGTCCCAGCTCTGCCGCAGGGCGCCCTCGTTCCCCCCGCTCACCCCACCGGCTCCCCGCCGACGGCGCCGAGAAAGGCGATCTCCGCCAGCGGCTTCCGCGTGCGCGGGCGGGCTTCCCGCTCCAGCAGGCGCTCGTCTTCCAGCGCGGCGTCGTACCGCCCCACCGCGACCACGGCCATGGGGCGGTGGTCCTCCGGGGCGTCGACCGCCGCACGCAGCGCCTCCGGGTCCCACCCGCCCATGGGGTGCGCCGCCAGGCCGAGCGCGGTGGCCTGCACCAGGAGGAAGCCGGTGGAGATCCCCAGGTCGTGCTCCGCCCAGGCGTTCCGGTCGCTCCCCTTCGCCCGGGTGGTCTTCGCCAGCGAGACGAGGAGCAGGGCGGCGCGCTTCGCCCAGGCGTTCCCGGGCTTCAGCGCCGCCTCCACCGCCGCGCGGCGGGGGTGCCCGCGGGGGACCACCACCCAGCGCGCCGGCTGCTCGTTCCCGGAGGACGGCGCCCAGCGCGCGGCGTCCAGCAGCGCGAGCAGCTCGTCCCGCCCGACCTCGTCCTCCGCGGCGAAGCGGGACGGGCTCCACCGCGCCGCGATGGCCGGGTGCAGGGGGACGGCGGTCTCCGCCGGGCGGGCGGGATAGGCGCCGGGGACGGCCTCCGCCTCGGCCGTCTCCGCGCTCACCCGAACCACTCCGGCTCGTTCCCCGGGCGCCACTTGATGTTGCAGCCGATGCTCGGCGCCTGCTCGGCGGGGACGGGGAGGTCCTCCAGCAGCGCCTCCATCGCCGCGCGGAGGTCCTGGCCGGTGACGGGGACGTCGTTGCTGGGCCGCGAGGCGTCGAACTGGCCGCGGTACACCAGCCGGCGCTCCTGGTCGAAGAGGAAGAAATCAGGCGTGCAGGCGGCTCGGTACGCCTTCGCGGTCT
The genomic region above belongs to Longimicrobiaceae bacterium and contains:
- a CDS encoding aspartate aminotransferase family protein, with product MQDQWHPDEIARMGEQVTRWVAEFYGGLETQPITPEITPAESDALFAEPLPRCGVGFDAAFSEVREKVVPHALRIPHPRYFGLMNPTPVMPAVFTEVVVSALNQNMGAWSHSPTGTAVEKRVVRWLCDLVGYPEQAAGTFCSGGSVANLIALRTAMAHQLPESLEGGLQALPEPPLFYVSAEAHFSFKKAAMTLGLGTQGLRPAAVDGRARIDVAALRAQIHADRAAGKRPFAVVATAGTTSSGSIDPIPELADLAAEEGLWYHVDAAWGSGALVSSTHRGVLAGLDRADSITFDPHKWFFLPIAAGAVLTRDPEALPRTFATDAVYIPTDDDERTDFRRWGIVGSKRMDALKLWVALKALGAEWYEATIDRHMALTEWLVARLEEDPDWEIVVEPDLNILCFRYRPADVPEEELPALQDRVVDAVVRDGRSWISPTVVGGVRAIRWMALSPALTAEDMVVFWESMRELAAGVVEAGVR
- a CDS encoding class I SAM-dependent methyltransferase, giving the protein MSGGNEGALRQSWDRNAAAWTEAVRGGHIPSRRAGTDAAIVEAVARAGGRRVLDVGCGEGWLARALAEHGFAVTGIDGSAELVERARAAGGGDFRTLRYDEVEADPARLGGPYDTVVCNFALLGETVAPLLRALATALAPDGRLLIQTVHPFTACGDAPYRDGWRTEDFAGFACPFPAAMPWYFRTVGSWVAAARAAGLQVVELDEPTDPDSGRPLSLLLALGPASPRLF
- a CDS encoding nitroreductase family protein, producing MSAETAEAEAVPGAYPARPAETAVPLHPAIAARWSPSRFAAEDEVGRDELLALLDAARWAPSSGNEQPARWVVVPRGHPRRAAVEAALKPGNAWAKRAALLLVSLAKTTRAKGSDRNAWAEHDLGISTGFLLVQATALGLAAHPMGGWDPEALRAAVDAPEDHRPMAVVAVGRYDAALEDERLLEREARPRTRKPLAEIAFLGAVGGEPVG